Below is a genomic region from Schistocerca americana isolate TAMUIC-IGC-003095 chromosome 1, iqSchAmer2.1, whole genome shotgun sequence.
CTTATGGTGCACATTTTAACTTTATAAACATGTTATTTCATTCACTTAATTTAAACCATAATTAATTTCAGGAAGGAGATGAACTCTTTCCTAAGAAAGATGGAAAAATGTTATACAGTGATGCTGATTATGTTGACACATGGAAGGAAATGGAGAAGGCTGTGAAATTGGGTCTCACTAAATCAATTGGTATTTCAAATTTCACTGAGGAACAAACTGATCGTATACTGGCTATTGCTGAAATAAAACCTGTTACAAATCAGGTAAgttatctatctatatatatatatatatcacgcacacgcgcacacacacacacacacacacacacacacacacacacacacacacacacacaaacagaaatcaGTTTTTAGTGTTTTGCAGTGTCTTTTGTAATATGTTACCTACtgcattataataataataattattattgtttatgCTCTGAATGCTGATAATTAATATAAGTTAATTTGTGTTacattcatattgtaaataaatatctgTAAAATGTGTTGAATGTCATgaaatctttttaaaaatatttctgtaacaaGCATTTTTACAAAAACACAGTGAGAGGAATGGTCTACATGTGTTTGGGAAACACTTAATTTCACAGGTATCACCTTTCACAAAAATTGGTCCTCTATTTGCAGGTTGAATGCCACCCATACCTCAACCAGAAAAAGCTAATAGAGTATTGCAAATCCAAAGGAATTGTCATTACAGCCTACAGCCCCCTTGGATCGCCAGATCGTCCATGGGCGAAACCTACAGATCCGCAGCTCATGGATGATCCCAAGTTAAAGAAAGTTGCTTCAAAATATGGAAAGTCTACTGCACAGATATTATTGAGATACCAGGTCAGTTATTTGATAATGTATAATACTGCATGCATGTTTATTATAAGGTGTCATCACAGATACGGGTATACAAAGTGAAGAAAGATGTGGCTAGTGGTAGTTGAAATTTTACTCTGGTAATGAAATTCTCCAGAAAATTACTAAACAAACAAAGTAAGCTTAATTATATATTCAACATTTGAAAGTCTTGGATGGAGTACTTGGAGTTTTGTAGTATACAGGCATGTCACAATATTGAATTCTTAGTTAAAACTTTCAGACAATATCTTTTTATATGCCTGCCTACTTTTCATTGCATGAGGAAACTGGTTTCTTTTATGCTTTCTATTGCCCTATTAGCTTATTCAAGGAAATTTGAATTTCAGGTTCAGCGTGGCAACATTACCATACCAAAATCTGTAACAAAATCACGGATTgaagaaaatttcaaaatatttgactTTGAGCTCTCAGCTGATGATATGGCATACATAGATACATTTGACTGCAAGGGAAGGTTCTGTCATCTGAATGAGTATGTACATTCTGTGTTTATATTTCTGGCATAGTATACGTCTGTTATTTGATAGTGGTTCATACTTCTATTTATACTTTTTTGTTTCTTTCAGTGTGAATGATCACAAGCACTATCCTTTTAAGGATGAATTTCCAGTAAAAAGTTAAACCTTATTGGAAGGAAGAGGAAATGCCAagagaaaattatgtaaaatttaaTGATGTGAATATCATTTAATCCTCATTAAACTGACCAAAGCTCTTGTCCTTAACCCAAGAATGTGTCAAAGCCCATGATTTTGTATGGGTTTCTCATTCTCGCTGCATTTTTAACTCTTCGTGAAGAAAATGTACTGCACATGCATACTATGTTTGCTGTTAATTACATTGAACTTGTATCCTGCACAGCCAGCTgtattaaattaaacttgtttgctgaAAGTTCTTGTTCTGGAATTTTTGGGGGTTAAGTGGGAGGCTACACCAATGGTCCGTTGATTTTGATGCACTGACTGACTGGTGACAAGTTAAAAGTAAACCTTGTTTTTGAAGGGAAGGAGAGGGGATATAGTCATAACATAGTTTCATAATATCATTCCATTACTTTCTTCCTTAACTTTGTGTTGACAGTCTATTACAGGATAAATGCAGTCTACACAACGCATATTGAATAAGACACAATTTGGTGTATGTCCATTTATTTTTCCCAATAGTCACCATAAAAGAAACTTGGATTATATTCATAAAAATACATTGTGAATTATTAGTTGCTGGTAAAAGACTGCCTGTGTGGTAATAATGTGATACGTGTTCTGATAATCTGTATTATTGTGTAATTTTTTCACTAAGTAGTTTACCTTCAGTTTTATTAAGTACTTCTATCCATGAAGAAAAATAGAATGTAAGCAGATGGATTTGAACCTGCAAAGCTCTGGTAAGTCAGTAACTGCTGCATAAAGACTTCCCTGCTTAACTTACTGGTAGGATCCTCTTACCCAACAGGCACATAATTCTGCAGTAATTTAGATGTTTTCCTTGATGTGGTAACAGTATTGAGTTGCATTGAAAGACAGTCTAACATAGCAAGTTAGGTCTGTTGTCACACCATTTGTTCTATAATAGCCAATGACAGGATATGGTTAGATATACCCAAATCAGCTGGAGTGTAGTAGCTACTTTATTCATGTGTCATGTCTCAATAACAGATAAATGTCTCAATAATAGATGCTAGCATTGCTCTTTGGGAGGAAGGGAATTTGATAGTGTTGAAGACCGGGGTATGGTATGAAGTTTGAGTGCACTGCACATCAGCATATTAAACTGTGCCATGATAACTAGAGAATCCAATTAGGCATATAGGAACTGGGTGCTGGCATGTGACACCAGTCCAGGATAATGACTGGAAACACATCATGCAATGTGGTTGAATATACTACTGAGTTCCTGAGGCTGGTGGACACAGTACAACACTGCATTCGTGAGGTTGACTGCAAAGCAGATATGCGACCATTAAGGGGAAGCTCCACGATAATCATAGACTATTTTTCAGTGTTTGCTTGAAGAAAATGACTAGCAGCATGTAATATTTTCTGACGAATGAGTATTTTTCACAGCAGTTGATAGTGTGTCTTTGGGCTTTACACCTGTTGTGACCTCAAATACCTTAGTCATCTGTGTCAGTTTTGGCTCAGAATGTGTTCCTATTTGTTTGGGATGCTTTGCAGGTCAGGCTTGATGTTACCTAGATACTCATATTATGGGTAACACTGTTTCCATCAGTGCAACAACTATGTTCTGAGGGCTTAATCTGTTTCCAGAAGGCTTGGTCTCCAATAAACATATCAGTTACAGCACGGGAGTGGTTTGCCGGACTGAATGAGATTTCTCTTCGTGAACGGctccttcctgcaccagacctcaGCCCCATCAAAAATGTATGAGTGAAGACaacagggactgtgagaaaatggcATAAACCTGTCCTAAGAATCATTTTATGACCTTTAGAATGTCACATAGCTGCCTGTTAGGTGTTGGTAGGCTGCAGATCCACTATGAAGTGGAAGGCTTTGAGTAGGGTATTAAGtggcaaagaaaccaaatgctgtgACTTGTTAAGTAGTTCATTCTGTTAATTTTTTTGGTTTGTGTAGATTAAACAAATTAACCCACAGAAACTAGTAACAACTGCCAAAAATGGGATTGTCTGAACACTGCCACCTGCAATTGCTTATTGGTCTGTTGACTGTCACAAAACTGTGAAGTCTGTACTAAGTGCTGTGATATTTGGGCATTAATTACTGTTCTACCCTTGACTCCATCCCATGTTTTAAAGTGCCTTTTCCACACCTGGAATCCCAGGATTGACTGGGAGCtgattttctttgtgattttagatGTGTGTCTTGTGAGCAGTTTCAGAAAGGTGTAACTACCTCAATTACTCACAATTACAGATTTCCTTTTCTCTTGTAAGCAGTACTGTACACACTTTAGTGTGATTGGCTTCAGTGAAAAACTGCATGCCATTCAAATTtcacccaccaacatttttttgTGCATGGTATGCTCATGACCACTCCACTGTGCAACACACTCGTAAATCATATATCAGCATTACAAGGATCCTTAAATGACAATTGCACATGTCTGGTATTTCCTCCAGTATTTGTCTGTCTGAAATTTCACATTTCTGTTGTATCTTCCCCTTCCCCAAGTATAACTCACAAGTGTTTCCTTTGTCCTTGAATGCATCTCCAAAATTAATTATAAATTGCTGCAGCAGCAGCCATATTGTAGACaaaaattaaacatatatttaAACATTTTGCTACTGAACTTTGTCTTCTTTTCCCTTAAAACACACTGATTAAAGAAGGGACAGAGATGGGTAACTCGGGGGGTTAGATTAAAGCCTCTGTGTACTTAAAAACATAAACTGTTGTCAGATTTTAAACTTTATTACCTTCAGTACAGTAAAGTCCTGCTTACACTGTGCCTGCAAATGAGTAATAAAATGCAGGTGCATGATATTTCTTTGAAAAATCTCAATGTACTTGTGTAAATACATCTGTACTAACAGTCTGCAAGccactaggtggtggtggtggtggtggtgtacctTGTACCATTGTTAATCATTCCCACTcctgttacactcacaaatcaaacaaggaaaaattgacattctatatgcctctgaatgagctctaatttctcttattcttcTGCAGCCATAAATACCGGTTCCGTGAACTCCAAAGAATGGAAGGCTGAAAGATGCAAAGTATAGATAGTCTATATAAGGTTAGCAAACTTGTAGACATTTTAAAAAGAGAacaggaagtagatgaaggtgGTACGAGGGATACAATAATGCAAGAAGATTTCGACATAGCTCAGAAATGCCTAAATTTGAAGCAATTcaactggagtagatgacattccctcagaattgttGAGCTTCTTTGgaaagtcagccatgacaaaactattgcaCATAGTATAAAAGAtattaaagacaggaaaaatacccTCTGACAGCAAGAAAAGGAATATATCCTGTTCCAAAGAAGACAGGTGCCTATGTGAATAtcaccaaaccatcagtttaataagtcatggttgcaaaatactgatacaaaTTATTTAGGAAAGTAAGGAAAAATGAAATAGTTAATTCCAAATTTTTCGGTGTGTGTTGTTACGAACTCGAAATCAtgttacagataatgttttaaGCCCTGCAGCTTTTACATGAAGAGCACTGCAATACCAAATACTGGAGAAGAAAATTTGTAAAAGCTGACTTTACCTGTTCAAACAATGAGACGAATGACTAAGATGTTTAGGTCTCTTCAAATCATTAACCAGCAGCAGTACCCATTAGAAAGCGAGAATTAGAAAAGCTGTAGGAAACTGGAAGGTTGAAGTTTTCTCCACCTTTTCACATCACCTTTAGacacaaatgaaaaagaaatgcaTTTAGTGCTCTATTGAGATATATGGGCAAAGCCAGTCTGAGGCTGAATTTCTCGAAGTGTAAACTGATAACACTGGATATCTTGACTCATCTGGTTCTGTAGCATAAACAGGAGCTAATTTATCATGGTACTCATCTTCACAGTAGAGCAACTTTTGAGTGGATGTGAGAGCAAATTCTACTTCCTACCTGACAAAAAGGTGTTCTAGAAATATTATGGTCTGTAAGGCTAAATCCCATAGCCAATTTTGTGAAAGGGCAGAAATTTCAAATTCAGTTATGTTCAATTTAAGCAATATGTAATGTAACTTTGTAATCATTGGAGTAGCTTAATCAGATCAGTATATCAGTACTGCAGCAGTTAGTGTTACCTCTGTTTTCGTAGCAGTCTTACATCAGTTTTTAGGCACTAGACTGATGTCACTTTTATCTACATCATGATACaataagtatttttaaaaatactgtattttatgtgttcagatgttgttcccccctccctcccttggtGAACTCGAAACATGTTACCCAACATTACGTAAATCTGAACCCAGATAACTTTTTACCTTGAACTATTTAAAACCTTAGCTACACACCTCAGTCATCTCTTCAACAAATAGCAAGTTAAGTAATTGAAATTTAGCCACTATAGCTGATTACATTTTAGTAGGTACTTAATTCTCCAAGGGACATGACCTTGTCGTAGTGCTGATTCTGCATGTGGACAGGTTAACATGTCCACATGAACCTGTGAGCTGCACTAGCAGTGGCATAATTACTGATAAGGCCTCCAGATCTGGACATGTCCCAGCAGATGAACCAGACTCTTATCATGCATTTTAACAGCTGATACCATAATCCTATGTGACAGTGATCCAAACAGACATGTTTGATAAAATTACTCAGGAGGATAGCTCTCCAACCTGCATTGTGAGCTGTGTGGACAGTAGATGTCTGTAGTCTTCCAGGCAGACAACACTATTTTTTGCAGTAGAAAACTGACTGGCATTGACTAACCACATGATAATGACCCATTAACAGCATATTTTCTGCATGCAAACTGATAGTGTGGATGTTCATCCTCAACCAGTAAAAGCAATTGGAGATGGACTGAGACTGCTGTAAGCCCTGATTTACCTCTGTTTAGAACCAGGCACATGTTTTGCCAAACTCTTCAAGCCTGGCAGGCTAGTGTACATATTGTACAcataaacaaagttgacactcagcaCGGTGGCCGATGGGAGTGACTGCAAAGATATTTTCCATTTACAGCTGCTCACATCAGCCAGtgtgccgagtgtcaactttgtttgcacatTTAATAAGCAGAGTTGTCGGACACAATTGCTACATGCAACTTTCAGGGGTATTGGACAAGCTGTAGCATATTGAGATAAGTGGATCTAGGCTGCTCAGGCAGTATATACATAATGTGGGTCATACCAAGCTACTTCCGCATGTGCACCTTACTACACAAAGTTTGGCTGAAATAAAACATCGTATCTCACAAATACTTGAACACTTCTACTACACTTCATAAAGGTACCATAAACTGAGGACACTTAGGATTAGATAGGCTACCAGACCAGGTAGAGCTACAGTGAGGATATGTCAATTACTATAGAGATACAGAACAATACAGGTGCTCGGGAATAAGTTTTATTGCTAACAAGCAGTTCAAAGATCAAATTGCCAATATGGAAGAAATATCAGGTGTGTCGCTAGAGTTAGTGTCAGGGTGGAGGCTGGTCGCCTGGCTCACTCATTCACCCTGAGAGGACAGGTGGCCACTTCTTCAGCAGAGTCTGAGCAGGAACACAGGATGAGAGGTTTactagttactgggagctccagtGGTAGGCACGTCATGGAGCACCTTATGAAAATTGTGTCCAGGCCTGGAAAAAAATTCAATGCACACTTGGTGTGCATGCTGGGGGCTTTACCTGACAATGAGATGTGGTGGAGGCCTGCCTGTGACTAATTGATTGTGCAGAGTGCAGTAGTCTGAAAGTTGTTGCTCATGTCAGTGAACCACAGATGATGGGCAAGagccagattccatattcctaaacttccggaaagcgtttgacacagtgatCCACTGCAGGCTGTTGATGAAAGTCCAAGCATACAGATGAGGAACTCAAATATTTGAGTAGTTTGAAGACTTCTTAGGTAATGGAACCCTGTGTTGTCCTTGAAACTGAACGTTCATCTGAAACAAGGGTATTTTCAGGAgtgtcacagggaagtgtgatagaactgatcttattctctatatacgtaaatgatgtgacagacagggtgagcagcaatttacatCTGTTTGCTGATCACATTGTGATGTAGGGAAAAGTATCATTGTTAAAGGACGTAGCCGAAGGAAGGTCCCATGGTATCTggacaccccccaccccctctcccaatAACCTAAATGAAATTGCGCATGACCTAGCTGCATTCAAAACTTTCCCTTTGAGGGTGTTGCTGAAGAGCATATGCAGTGTAGTGCAACTCTGATGCAGATAGGTAAGCACCAAAACGAAGGcaaaggattagtgtggcatttatGACTTTATGAAGTGCTTGTAAATGTGGAAATGTTaactgtggtgaagttcttatcaAGTGCATCCAAATAGGACCAAGGTGCTGTTActtttttcttggctgccaaagggcaaacaccagtagacactggttggagaatgaagaatgtatgagGTAGCATGTATGTCGAAAActgccgttgtggaatggtgtaACAAGTAATGCCTCTGCTTCATGGTGCATGTCCCCCACATTGCAAATGCCATTATTCAGAAGTTGCGCCAACTTAAGTGGGAAACACTCGAGAACCTGCCCCTTAGTCCTGACCTCTCATACAATTATCTCGCCTTTGATCCCttgaaaaaggccttgaagggtcggcgATTCCTGTTAAATGAGGATGCGTAGTAGGCATATCAATTCTCGACTGTATGGCCttcaaaaggaaactttttgataacCCCTATATTACAATTTTCAGTCGTTCCAAGAAAGAAGTGGAAAACTGATTTTAATTCGTCCACTAGTATTATAGCAAGTTAAAAATATGTATGAACTATTGTAATAGTCCAATTACGTACCTACAGCAGTTTAATTTTAGCACTAGGGTTGTTATCTTGAGATGAATAGAACTTAGTAGTTACAATGTTTCACAAGGCAGTGGAGTGGTAAGGatcatttcaaataacattaaattacaaACAGTGCATGAAAAT
It encodes:
- the LOC124607163 gene encoding aldo-keto reductase family 1 member B1-like produces the protein MWCAVGVTWRAGLQRSCAFINGCAHDVPVSCRLWNCSVLVRSSVSQSHHERKDVPAMAVPKVKFNNGQEFPIFGLGTWKSKPGEVTDAVKHAFDVGYRHIDCAFIYQNEPEVGAAIKAKIADGTVKREDIYITSKLWNTCHRPDCVIPALKNTLKNLGLDYLDLYLIHWPMGYKEGDELFPKKDGKMLYSDADYVDTWKEMEKAVKLGLTKSIGISNFTEEQTDRILAIAEIKPVTNQVECHPYLNQKKLIEYCKSKGIVITAYSPLGSPDRPWAKPTDPQLMDDPKLKKVASKYGKSTAQILLRYQVQRGNITIPKSVTKSRIEENFKIFDFELSADDMAYIDTFDCKGRFCHLNDVNDHKHYPFKDEFPVKS